The genomic segment aaaaacattcacataacatttttgaaacacGTGGGTGGGGTTAGCTACtgtgtgtgagacaaataaaagtacaaCCAAAACAGGAAATCCtagcttgtgtgtgtgggcacgtgcgtgtgtgtgtcgccATTATTTTGATACACAATGTGGAGTTGATCACCACGTTTGGCCTACTTAAAACCACAGAGCATGTAGACTGTACATCTCAgactttattttcacaagtaTATGAAAATACACTATGTATTCATGTTACCTGACTGAACCTAAACATGCTTTTTCAAAACATAGCCAGTATTTTGGCAAACGCAAGTCTAAAATAAGGGTGCCCGGCAGACATCCTTACAAGCCCACCCCACCTTCATCCACAAAATTAAGAACAGCGGGATTGTCTGCAGGTGTCTCCATTGATTTAACTGAGGCCATTGGCATCATCCCTGTCTCCACATACTTGTGTAACGTGCTGTAGTAGTAGTCTTTGGTGCTGAATTTGTAGAGCGCAGAGATTTTCTCCCAATCTTTGTTGGAGGGAGTGACGACATGTCGGGGCATTGTTTGTTTGAAGAAACTTTCCAGGTTTCTCTCTGCTAATTCTTTGGCATGGATCATTCTGTAGGAGTCCATGAGGTTGCTCTCTTCCTGAGAATAAACCCTCCAAAATTTGAGCTGTAGGTAGCTGACGGGCGACGTGCACCGAGCCAAACAGGTCAACAAAAGGTTGGACAACATGACAGATGCAATCAACAGCCAGCCAAGGATCTGTAAATGTTGGCAACACAACATGTAGAACAAGAGGAAATGGAATGtttacatttgaattgaatcatTTCAGCACAGGTTTTAATTTCTCATTTCGAAACGGTAAATAAATCACCTTCATGACCAATATTAAAATATAGTAGGGTAGAAGGCccagattttgttgttgtttttatgactaaaaagtatatttaataCTGTTGTAAGCCACTTTAATTAACATAATGCATACTTTGAACAACTACTCAAGGTGTGATGAGTGTGGTTGAGTGCCGGATCTCCAGAGTTGAGGATCAAGGATTTTTATCCAAGTATAAAACAcagttatattttaaaatgtgccattttaattttaattaatttcaattaaaaaatgtaattcctCTTCTGTTGAAAGCCTGCACTTAAGTGGcatgattgttttatttcaaattaatcCATTCCATTGGTGTATAAAGACTTAACTGTATTGACTTGGtgctttttgtagttttttttctactattttagcatatactgtacattcccATGTTTCAAGGATGAAATACGGTTTAAAGCTGAGCATTGCTTTAGAGTACCGTACCTGAAAACTCACCTGTGAATGAGCCCTAATGTTGAGCAGGACAGCTTCTCTGTCATTGATACTGCTGCCTCTCCCACAAGGGAACTTGTGGAGTTCCTTTCGACACTCGACCAGAGAGGTGGCACCTCCACAGAGACGCTCACTGTAATCAGTCACGTTGAGACCTGTCATTGCACACTCAAAGTAGTTCCCATTTAGCAGAGCCACGGCTATCCAACTGGATGGTGCCACCAGCGCTGTGGTGCTGATCTGAAAGATTATCTTTAGACAGTGAGATATCCTCTTGCAGCAGGACCAATTAGTTCCATGTTGGCAAAACCCTGTCATCATcttccacatttttttacttaagATGTAAGCCAGCAGTAGTAGAGCCAGAGCAGGCACCAGAAGGAACACCATGCCGTACAGGAAGTTCAGCTCATTGCAAGGACACCTGAAGAGCACCGAGGAGAAGATCTGCTCTCCTCCAGCCGTCAACAAGGAGACGAACCCAAAACCAAGGTTAGTCTGTTTGTTTGCAATCTTCAGGACTGCATTAAACTTGTCCATCTCTGACTGACTGCCGtgcgacttttttttaaatgtaagcgTGTGTGACATCACAAGGcagtcttcttcctcctccccatCAAACCACCAACACCCGCAGGTGTCAACTATCTAGCAATGGTTTATTCATGAGTATATAGTTACAGCTCTATTGAAAAGTCGCAATTCATGCTAAAATGTTTGTGCCTCAATTTCCAAACacattacgagtgaactatgGAATCAAAACTTTATGTGCTGCTGAATGTACGCTCTGATGTCTGATCATCATCCGTGTTGTCCTGAaattataaaattgttataacaATTGACAATGTTATTGTTTCGCGTCCAACGTTAAGCGTTTGTGGGTTGATTAGAGTTGTTTTCACTCCAACCCACAGAGGACGCTACTTTATTTTTACCCCTTAGTTGCAAACTGCACACTACCCACAAAGAAGCATATGAAACgcgacagatttttttgttgttggagcGATCTTCAATGCAGAAGACAGTGGTCCCTTGTGATTAAATTATTTACGCGTAGTCCGCAAATCAGTTGAATCGAaggtttatttcattttacatgCAGATTGCGCATCTCTATCTGAAGTGAGAAAGGTCAAAACATGGCAGAAAACACAGGTAAGGGCATCGGTTAACGTTAGCCAGTTAGCAAGTCAAAGGAGTTGAACCAGCACTTAAACTTGGGATACGATCCGTGAGAAGATGGACTTCGATTCAGTTTGTCAGTCCTGTGGTTATTAACTTATTTTGTACCTGACTACCAATGCTACGGTTCATTTTTTAGATATGTATGTTTTGCCGAGCTGTTTGGCTACGTAGCATTTCTGCACCTCGTTAACTTTCAGCTTCGATGATGACATGCCTGCTGACCTCCCAAACGTTTTAAGAATACTTGCAAAGAGAAGGTACTTGCAAGCTTGAATGCTCAAAAGTGACCACACCGAACCCTTTATAAGATCGAAAGTGAGGTGACACTTCATACACGattaaagaaaaatatattgtaTTAATGTAAACTAGCATTTGACAATTACGAAGTCAGTTAACTACTCCAGAGAGGAAAAAATCTGcatgcaacaaaaatgtttactttcaaataaaatagtcGATGGTGATATGAGAAATCGTGCATGAAGCAAAAGTGAAATTATCCACCTGCAGGAACCTAAGAATGAGGCTTCTTCTTTATGACGTCATGAATTTCATCACGTGCAGTCAGCTGTAAgcctgacttaaaaaaaaagactttcatcCGACAGTATAACACAGggttgggcaattattttcccgggggggctaaatgagaagcagaaaatattgtggagggccgggccaaaagtagaacatttcttcttcatttctaagaagatagcacaatgtctttgtatgtatatatgtatacattctcctccaccatcacactcggcaccggttctcctcaaggacgtgtactgagccccctgttgttcacgctctacacatgtgactgctctccgactcttattagcggtcagTTTTgctgaaagtttttaacatgataacaatcaaacaattctaggaaatgttcatttactcgagccacaagcaattcactctgagcgtagaaattgccagaatcggactgagtaagaatcgcttccttgtttttcaaagtctcatagatttgagtctttccgactccaggcgtctcctttgttacccgctttgtttaatcagatacatatcactttccctgccatggtcattactttctccctctttcttcatcttcctctccctccctgtgctttgcaacttgaagtaactgcaccGCCtcgtgttgaaatacctgtcattacaagtccaaaagaaatgaatgcaatcaaaccttaattgtgcaccaatcttcggcgggactgattaaaaagacaaacgggacggatccggcccgcgggccatagtttgcccacccctggtataaCATGTATGTTCACAAAATAATAGCCATTCAAGTCCTCACTTTACCTTGTTAATGTGAgtgtcatcatcctcatcttcaCATGTGATTGCAGGCGATTGTAGATCTGTGAGACGTGAGCTGTGCATATTTtgacaaacaacaaccaaaaaaaaatctattttcatgATAACtgttattttcaaatgaataaaaacgaaCTAATTAAAAAATACTTATTGAAGAACCTTTCTTCCACACGTCCATTCGTAGCCACTGCCCTCCTCAAGtccagataaaaaaaattgttgggtGACGTCAGGAAGGGCATTCACCGTAGAAATCGTGCAAAATATACCATATGAGTGGCTTGCTGTGGCCACCCCTGATGGGGAAAAGCCAAAAGTCACTTCTTCTTACTCCTCTATTTTGCAAAGACCACAGCAGATCTGGAGCTTTGGGTTGCCCAACTGTGTCTTGGTGTACATTCTATTTCCAACTTCATAGGCATCTGTCGAGTGCTTTGTGATGAAGGTCAACAAAGCAATGTTGATATCAAACCCATTTCAAATTGATTTGGAGggtatgaatgaataaaaaacgcTCAAACAATATGACTGATAATGATGATGTGACCACTGTACAGTGTAAATGCAACGCAAAACTATGAACTGTCTTTTTGCACATTATCtcacatttacattcattcTGATCAGAGCAAAATGAGGCAAAGCATGACAACTCATCATCACCTGGAATGACAGACCAAGAGAAAGAAATGGCAGCCAGTGCATATGAATCGTTTGTGGTGAGTGTTCCCATTTTAATTTTGATAAACTGTACGAATGACCCCATTATTCACACAGGATAGGGACTGGGCTACACTATAAATAGTGAAAATTTGCTTATAATTGACACACAGTATGAATTAATttgtggattattattttttaaaccccaaaaattactgggaaaaaaaacagttgaaccTCTAAAAAGCGTTTTCCATGAACAACATGGGCCCTCCTcgcaaaaaaatggagaaatctTTACTAATAAGGAAGTTCCATTGGTAATTAACAGCTGGTTTTCATGGTGGGTGCCACAATGATGAATATTATTCTCAATGCTAATAAGACGAATTATTGGGTAAACTTAATATTTTGGCATCTCAAATATGTATTGagtattataagataagataaacttTATGATTTATCATTTGACACTTAGAGACTGTTTGGAACATACTCACTCACTGAAGATCTGTCATAAATAACATTTCTAAAGAAAACATTGAGCTGTCAGAGTCCTGCTGTGATGGAGCAAAGTCTGCACCTAAGtaagatggatagatggcgccATTTCATAAAACAAACGCACCAAGCACCATGGATTATTTGAGCTTGAATTCAATCGCGGCTGCTCTATTCACATGGTCCTCGGCGAAGCTGATGGTTTGCAGTTTAAACTGTGTTTTGTAAAAGAGTGTCTCTTCGTAGGTGTGATTTTTGGGATGTTTGTTTGAACAATGCTCCGACGGGCACCTACTTGGGGcttgcctttagcgtcctctttcacATCCACCCTTCCCACTTTTACGTACGCATGCTGTCCTCAGTTAAGTTCCCCTTTCCTCTTTATAAGCAACGTGTCGGCACAACATCAGTTTGTCAAGTGGGCCCTCCATCGAAGTTGcacaacagcattcacagatttCGGAACTTGTTGCAGACACAAGGTGACCTGCATTGGTCAATGCTCCGTCCAttgtggagaaaatgtaagacttttatgtGCGTCTTACATTTGCGAAAATAcggtagaaaaaaatataaatatatgtttatataggcggcccggtggtacAGTGTTTAGCGcaccgacctcacagtgcagagataccgggttcaattccagctccggcctccctgtgtggagtttgcatgttttctccgggtactccgctttcctcccacattccgaaaacatgcatggcaggctaattgaacactcaaaattgtcccgaggtgtgagtgtgagcgcggatggttcttcgtctatttgtgccctgcgtttggctggtaactggttcagggtgtccccggccaaACCCCGGCATGAGgcagacagttgggataggctccggataagcggatcggagaatgaatgaatatatccatccatccatccatctattcgtctatatatatatttttaaccagTTCAGTGAAATTTCATCATTTACAGTGGCACACAAGAGCTCTTACACTATTGTGCCCCAGCAGGGGCTATCTATCATCAATGGATTTTCGCTTTTTGTCAGCCGGCACAGTCCCTCACCCCCGCAAATACCCGCAGGTTCACTGTATACAAATGTATGTTGTAGCAATATTTAATTTATGTTGTcttattttgtgttatttgttaaTGGTGTAATTCAAAAGTAATGACAAGTATTCAAGTTATATTACTTTAATATTCTGCTACTTGGATTATGTTTGTGCTTTTTCTAACTAGGTACCTGTACCGgaatacattttgaaagtaaCCCTCTCAACCTCGCTGTATTCACAGGCTAAGAAGTATGACGAGTCTTTGAGACACCTTGATGCTCTGCAAGAGTTGAATAAAGACGACTACAAGATTGCTTTGAATAAAGCCATTGTAGAGTTTTATAAAAGTGGTCAGACTACCACAGGAAACCTTAAGCAAAGCCTAATGGCAATGAAAACCCAGGTAAGTGGTTGGGGATCCTATTTTTCCAGCTCCTTTCATCTTATAATGTtgtaaatttcaagttaaatgtAAGGAATAGCGTAACACTCTTCCCTCCTTGGATCCATCGCTTCAAagtgcctttccagcagctcccatattttgttgttctacttcttcctttcataactttgctgctgtgaattgggaatttctccattgcgagactaataaagggttgcttatcttatcttattcaggTTCACACGGCCACTGAAGATGTTGATGGGTTGGATGATGTTGAAAATAG from the Hippocampus zosterae strain Florida chromosome 5, ASM2543408v3, whole genome shotgun sequence genome contains:
- the calhm6 gene encoding calcium homeostasis modulator protein 6 isoform X2, yielding MDVWKKAHVSQIYNRLQSHVKMRMMTLTLTSERLCGGATSLVECRKELHKFPCGRGSSINDREAVLLNIRAHSQILGWLLIASVMLSNLLLTCLARCTSPVSYLQLKFWRVYSQEESNLMDSYRMIHAKELAERNLESFFKQTMPRHVVTPSNKDWEKISALYKFSTKDYYYSTLHKYVETGMMPMASVKSMETPADNPAVLNFVDEGGVGL
- the calhm6 gene encoding calcium homeostasis modulator protein 6 isoform X1, whose translation is MDKFNAVLKIANKQTNLGFGFVSLLTAGGEQIFSSVLFRCPCNELNFLYGMVFLLVPALALLLLAYILSKKMWKMMTGFCQHGTNWSCCKRISHCLKIIFQISTTALVAPSSWIAVALLNGNYFECAMTGLNVTDYSERLCGGATSLVECRKELHKFPCGRGSSINDREAVLLNIRAHSQILGWLLIASVMLSNLLLTCLARCTSPVSYLQLKFWRVYSQEESNLMDSYRMIHAKELAERNLESFFKQTMPRHVVTPSNKDWEKISALYKFSTKDYYYSTLHKYVETGMMPMASVKSMETPADNPAVLNFVDEGGVGL
- the calhm6 gene encoding calcium homeostasis modulator protein 6 isoform X3 → MDVWKKAHVSQIYNRLQSHVKMRMMTLTLTSERLCGGATSLVECRKELHKFPCGRGSSINDREAVLLNIRAHSQEESNLMDSYRMIHAKELAERNLESFFKQTMPRHVVTPSNKDWEKISALYKFSTKDYYYSTLHKYVETGMMPMASVKSMETPADNPAVLNFVDEGGVGL